From a region of the Candidatus Binatia bacterium genome:
- a CDS encoding zinc-binding dehydrogenase — protein sequence MSAALQPSGLTRDIAGEVVALGESRSALGSYAWPVAQPTGEGMAEIAQLAAAGKIRPQVTDTYPLGRVAEAHARLEAGHIPGEDRFDARLGRRGEGFSG from the coding sequence ATGTCTGCCGCCTTACAACCGAGCGGCCTGACCCGCGACATCGCGGGCGAGGTCGTCGCGTTGGGCGAGAGCCGCTCGGCCCTCGGGAGCTACGCGTGGCCGGTCGCGCAGCCGACTGGTGAAGGCATGGCGGAGATTGCGCAATTGGCGGCGGCTGGGAAGATCCGACCGCAGGTCACCGATACGTATCCCCTGGGTCGGGTCGCCGAGGCGCATGCACGTCTCGAGGCCGGGCACATCCCCGGGGAAGATCGTTTTGACGCTCGACTAGGGCGACGAGGAGAGGGTTTCAGTGGGTAG
- a CDS encoding SDR family oxidoreductase, whose translation MGRLDGKIALITGAGRGVGYGIAMAMAKEGADIAIVEIDSETAGKTKSEVERLGRRSHAVVADIATREACETSVAACVEALGGLDVLVNNAAVAPQIAPIVEMQDEPFRRTVDVCMMATFWCMQAAHPHLLARGGGSIINFGSGAATSGMVNQIAYAAAKEGIRGMTRVAANEWGPQGIRVNTICPLATSEAMVGWAKDQPGLLARYEAKIPLQRIGDCEDDIGRAVVFLASEDAHYVTGNTMFLDGGYGSTRA comes from the coding sequence GTGGGTAGACTCGACGGAAAGATCGCGTTGATTACGGGGGCGGGTCGGGGCGTGGGCTACGGCATCGCGATGGCGATGGCGAAGGAGGGAGCCGACATTGCGATCGTCGAGATCGACTCTGAGACCGCGGGGAAGACCAAGAGCGAAGTCGAGCGGCTCGGCCGCCGGAGTCACGCCGTCGTGGCCGACATCGCGACGCGGGAGGCGTGTGAGACCTCGGTCGCGGCGTGCGTGGAAGCGCTCGGCGGACTCGACGTCTTGGTGAACAACGCGGCCGTCGCTCCGCAGATCGCTCCGATCGTCGAGATGCAGGATGAGCCGTTCCGGCGAACGGTGGACGTCTGCATGATGGCGACGTTCTGGTGCATGCAGGCGGCCCATCCTCATCTTCTGGCGCGCGGTGGCGGTTCAATCATCAACTTCGGTTCCGGGGCGGCCACGAGCGGCATGGTCAACCAGATCGCGTACGCGGCGGCGAAAGAGGGCATTCGTGGGATGACCCGCGTCGCGGCGAATGAGTGGGGGCCGCAGGGGATCCGGGTGAACACAATCTGCCCGCTCGCGACGTCGGAGGCCATGGTCGGGTGGGCCAAGGATCAGCCCGGTCTCCTCGCGCGATATGAAGCGAAGATTCCCCTGCAGCGGATCGGCGATTGTGAAGACGATATCGGCCGCGCCGTGGTCTTCCTGGCCAGCGAGGACGCGCATTACGTCACGGGGAACACGATGTTCCTCGATGGGGGCTACGGCAGCACGAGAGCCTAG